From a region of the Kwoniella mangroviensis CBS 8507 chromosome 1 map unlocalized Ctg01, whole genome shotgun sequence genome:
- a CDS encoding mitochondrial 37S ribosomal protein bS18m: protein MVRPPLSIRLLHTSLAHRAPTGAGPSISARDSLASVLSSASADEATRRLFDSMASRVRTEADEKRKSFRAGSYAPPHSLTSSSLYPEPRPYAKAPLLGPSKKIATKIDPFHLSQTSPLDYDLNPHFALQFVNPMGKIKSRAETGLTWKNQRKIGKLVRRSRAMGLISRWSNQPVQGGVATSDGRIIGRY from the exons ATGGTACGACCACCACTCTCGATCCGACTACTCCACACCTCCCTCGCTCATCGTGCACCGACGGGTGCCGGTCCAAGTATATCCGCGAGAGACTCGTTGGCTTCCGTATTGTCTTCCGCTTCTGCCGATGAGGCTACCAGACGATTATTCGATAGTATGGCCAGTAGAGTCAGGACAGAGGCGGATGAAAAGAGGAAGTCATTCAGAGCTGGCTCG TACGCCCCACCTCATTCCCtaacttcctcctcacttTATCCGGAACCTCGACCCTACGCCAAAGCTCCCCTTCTAGGACCGTCCAAAAAGATAGCGACCAAGATCGATCCATTCCACCTTTCCCAGACCTCTCCATTAGATTACGATCTCAATCCTCATTTCGCACTGCAGTTCGTCAATCCAATGGGTAAAATCAAATCTAGAGCTGAGACTGGTTTGACATGGAAGAATCAGAGAAAGATAGGTAAATTAGTGAGAAGGTCAAGAGCAATGGGATTGATTTCGAGATGGTCCAATCAACCTGTTCAAGGTGGGGTCGCAACTAGCGATGGAAGGATTATAGGTAGATATTAA